A region of Myxococcus stipitatus DSM 14675 DNA encodes the following proteins:
- a CDS encoding TetR/AcrR family transcriptional regulator: protein MSPSNRSRLRAHPASLPPSTSSDGTRRRILETALQLFASRGYHDTSIRDLAKVLELQPSALYAHFASKEHVLAELVRIGHEAHHEALQAALKDAEPEPRQQVRALVRAHTRTHATHPQLAVVVNEELYALTPELAAPAIALRDKSTELLAEVIERGMAQKCFAPPHPRVTAAAISAMGVRLPYWYDQGSTLDVDTLAEAHAELALRMLCGDLAR from the coding sequence ATGAGCCCATCCAACCGATCCCGGCTCCGCGCCCACCCAGCGAGCCTCCCGCCCTCTACTTCCTCGGACGGTACCCGGCGCCGAATCCTGGAGACCGCCCTCCAGCTGTTCGCGAGCCGCGGCTACCACGACACCTCCATCCGGGACCTGGCCAAGGTGCTGGAATTGCAGCCCAGCGCCCTCTACGCGCACTTCGCCTCCAAGGAGCACGTGCTCGCGGAGCTGGTGCGCATCGGCCATGAGGCCCACCACGAAGCGCTCCAGGCGGCGCTGAAGGACGCGGAGCCGGAGCCTCGGCAGCAGGTCCGGGCGCTGGTGCGCGCCCACACCCGCACCCACGCCACCCACCCGCAGCTCGCGGTGGTGGTGAACGAGGAGCTGTACGCCCTGACGCCGGAGCTGGCCGCGCCGGCCATCGCCCTGCGGGACAAGTCCACCGAGCTGCTGGCGGAGGTCATCGAGCGGGGCATGGCCCAGAAGTGCTTCGCCCCCCCGCACCCGCGCGTCACCGCCGCCGCCATCTCCGCGATGGGGGTGAGGCTGCCCTACTGGTACGACCAGGGCAGCACGCTCGACGTGGACACCCTCGCGGAGGCCCACGCGGAGCTGGCGCTGCGGATGTTGTGCGGGGACCTGGCGCGCTGA
- a CDS encoding transglycosylase SLT domain-containing protein — protein sequence MSGLGSLYLGVALVLPVALGLAWGAVVLLSRVGLPLAARQSLRVGRGVLVLVLALPLLVMGARALSPAGPLFTFERSVARRAEQFPAAVWTASGGVPAPAPRGDAPVSSRVWTVLGLGWLVGAGLFIGRALVGHARLLRRLEALPRVRGVGRVAVVLGEEGTPAFSAWFPRGGARPSAWVVIPPALLEDAEALRLTVLHELQHHRQRDTHLALARLVFTGAFFWHPAAHGLSRWLSSLQELACDEVLVSSGRVQAQAYARCLLQAALRVPGAPPVPAGATGMSHPTQRRIHMLFQPCPRRVHAVPALLGALALFLLPVAVLAQGVTKGRAMTQAEAQALAQKSQPPGDLPVVVDAKVVEHLNRLVGTDKGRTFMKRALANLGAHRAALLAGLRAKGLPEGLLAVAVVESAVTNMPETDGRPSLAPGMRGAGVWMFIPETARRFGLEVSAAKDDRLDVELETRAAASLLSELHGRYDDWRLALAAYNQGEKKVDLALVEGGSRDVSALIAGGHLNDYVATVQAGLLIVRNPHLLD from the coding sequence ATGAGCGGGCTCGGGTCGCTGTACCTGGGCGTGGCGTTGGTGTTGCCGGTGGCGCTGGGCCTCGCGTGGGGCGCGGTGGTGCTGCTGTCGCGGGTGGGCCTTCCGCTCGCGGCGAGGCAGTCCTTGCGCGTGGGGCGCGGGGTGTTGGTGCTGGTGCTCGCGCTGCCGCTCCTGGTGATGGGCGCGCGGGCGCTCTCTCCCGCGGGGCCGCTCTTCACCTTCGAGCGCTCGGTGGCGCGCCGCGCGGAGCAATTCCCCGCCGCGGTGTGGACGGCGAGTGGAGGTGTTCCGGCGCCCGCGCCTCGGGGGGACGCGCCGGTGTCCTCGCGGGTGTGGACGGTGCTGGGGCTGGGCTGGCTCGTGGGCGCGGGGCTCTTCATCGGGCGGGCGCTGGTGGGGCATGCACGGCTGCTGCGTCGGCTGGAGGCCCTGCCTCGCGTGCGCGGCGTGGGGCGTGTCGCGGTGGTGCTGGGAGAAGAGGGCACTCCCGCGTTCTCCGCGTGGTTTCCGCGCGGGGGCGCGCGTCCCTCCGCGTGGGTGGTGATTCCTCCCGCGTTGCTCGAGGACGCGGAGGCGCTTCGGCTCACCGTGTTGCATGAGCTCCAGCATCACCGTCAGCGAGACACGCACCTGGCGCTGGCGCGGCTCGTCTTCACGGGCGCCTTCTTCTGGCATCCGGCGGCGCATGGGTTGTCGCGGTGGCTGTCCTCGTTGCAGGAGCTCGCCTGTGACGAGGTGCTGGTGTCGAGCGGCCGGGTGCAAGCCCAGGCCTACGCGCGCTGTCTGCTCCAGGCGGCGCTCCGAGTTCCGGGCGCTCCGCCCGTGCCCGCCGGGGCGACCGGCATGTCCCATCCCACGCAGAGGAGAATCCACATGTTGTTTCAGCCGTGCCCCCGTCGTGTGCATGCCGTCCCCGCCCTCCTGGGCGCGCTGGCCTTGTTCCTCCTCCCCGTGGCCGTGCTCGCGCAGGGCGTGACGAAGGGCCGCGCGATGACGCAGGCCGAGGCCCAGGCGCTCGCGCAGAAGAGCCAGCCGCCAGGTGACCTCCCCGTCGTGGTGGACGCGAAGGTGGTGGAGCACCTCAACCGCTTGGTGGGCACCGACAAGGGGCGCACCTTCATGAAGCGGGCGCTGGCGAACCTGGGCGCCCACCGCGCCGCGCTGCTGGCGGGGCTGCGCGCGAAGGGGCTGCCGGAGGGCCTGCTGGCGGTGGCGGTGGTGGAGTCCGCGGTGACGAACATGCCGGAGACGGATGGCCGTCCGTCGCTGGCGCCGGGCATGCGCGGCGCGGGCGTGTGGATGTTCATCCCGGAGACGGCGCGCCGCTTCGGGCTGGAGGTGAGCGCGGCGAAGGACGACCGGCTGGACGTGGAGCTCGAGACGCGGGCCGCGGCGAGCCTGCTGTCGGAGCTGCACGGACGCTATGACGACTGGCGCCTGGCGCTCGCGGCCTACAACCAGGGCGAGAAGAAGGTGGACCTGGCCCTGGTCGAGGGCGGCAGCCGCGATGTGTCGGCGCTCATCGCCGGTGGCCACCTCAACGACTACGTGGCCACGGTGCAGGCGGGGCTGCTCATCGTCCGCAATCCGCACCTGTTGGACTGA
- a CDS encoding TPR end-of-group domain-containing protein produces the protein MSHSRGLRVASLAVWGFLLLWGVPSVSAGAPAPGAAKKGACGAMAPGVEALLKPDSLVVFAELSGTAQSPRFLGEVVCQALAQGVPVRVGLLLPMEDQRDLEDFLAAGDVPDGPAAMPRGWFWGSTTRYWKGAASEAMYQLLRRLRELRRSKAPLEVFAYNTLDTPSAERMSTQARKVQAVVDASPGALTLLLSNRVFARTAKGLPTDAEFRSMGWHLAQAKRPMTALRLSHTGGSFWGCLEADVCEVHLIPGTGRGASPFVRLEASPDAEGFHGVFHVGALTASRPAVEEMYRRKKVATEASAAELRARAEAAYKARRYADCGRLYEEASRVESPEQGQDAYNAACCHALGKDTDAAFSMLRWAGDLKHDDWFHMQRDPDLAILRPSPSWRAKLEQVRFNLKHPWVLTGGNPKLVDLMLEEQNDWYGAEEGLPIDEAQVVPRSEKRRAEVLRMLEPGKGKSPSATDYLLATHVFLLGNSVEDARKARELAARAMAMDDEDLDAPMLAATAEDRELKARGKPQRFGTQRHQVEGQWRLYPVDPKTTDAEREKWRLPSLEELKREAEDPSPPASSP, from the coding sequence ATGAGTCATTCCCGGGGTCTTCGCGTCGCGAGTCTCGCCGTCTGGGGCTTCCTCCTGCTGTGGGGTGTGCCTTCCGTGTCGGCCGGGGCTCCTGCTCCGGGCGCGGCGAAGAAGGGGGCCTGTGGCGCGATGGCTCCGGGCGTCGAGGCCCTGCTCAAGCCTGACTCCCTGGTGGTGTTCGCGGAGCTGTCCGGCACCGCGCAGTCGCCCCGCTTCCTGGGCGAGGTCGTCTGTCAAGCCCTCGCCCAGGGGGTGCCGGTTCGCGTGGGGCTCCTCCTCCCGATGGAGGACCAGCGCGACCTGGAGGACTTCCTGGCCGCGGGGGACGTCCCGGATGGCCCCGCGGCCATGCCCCGTGGATGGTTCTGGGGGAGCACGACTCGCTACTGGAAGGGCGCGGCCAGCGAGGCGATGTATCAGCTGCTGCGTCGCCTGCGCGAGCTGCGCCGCTCGAAGGCGCCGCTCGAGGTCTTCGCCTACAACACGCTCGACACGCCCTCCGCGGAGCGGATGTCCACGCAGGCCCGGAAGGTCCAGGCCGTCGTGGATGCGAGCCCTGGCGCGCTGACGTTGCTGCTCTCCAACCGCGTCTTCGCCCGGACGGCGAAGGGCCTGCCCACGGACGCGGAGTTCCGCTCCATGGGCTGGCACCTCGCCCAGGCGAAGCGGCCCATGACGGCGCTGCGCCTCAGCCATACGGGAGGGTCCTTCTGGGGGTGCCTCGAGGCGGACGTCTGCGAGGTGCACTTGATTCCGGGAACAGGTCGGGGGGCGAGTCCCTTTGTGCGGCTCGAGGCCTCACCCGACGCGGAGGGCTTTCACGGCGTCTTCCATGTCGGGGCCCTCACCGCGTCACGGCCCGCGGTGGAGGAGATGTACCGGCGCAAGAAGGTCGCCACCGAGGCGAGCGCGGCGGAGCTTCGTGCGCGGGCGGAAGCGGCCTACAAGGCCCGGCGGTACGCGGACTGCGGGCGCCTCTACGAAGAAGCCTCCCGAGTGGAGTCTCCGGAGCAAGGACAGGACGCGTACAACGCCGCCTGCTGTCATGCCTTGGGGAAGGACACGGACGCGGCCTTCTCCATGCTCCGCTGGGCGGGCGACCTCAAGCACGATGACTGGTTCCACATGCAGCGGGACCCGGACCTCGCCATCCTGCGGCCGTCCCCCTCGTGGCGGGCGAAGCTCGAGCAGGTGCGCTTCAACTTGAAGCACCCGTGGGTCCTCACGGGCGGAAATCCCAAGCTCGTGGACCTCATGCTGGAGGAGCAGAACGACTGGTATGGCGCGGAGGAGGGACTGCCCATCGACGAGGCCCAGGTCGTCCCCCGCTCCGAGAAGCGCCGCGCGGAGGTGCTCCGGATGCTGGAGCCCGGGAAGGGGAAATCCCCCAGCGCCACGGACTACCTCCTGGCCACCCATGTCTTCTTGCTGGGCAACAGCGTCGAGGACGCGAGGAAGGCGCGCGAGCTGGCGGCCCGGGCGATGGCGATGGATGACGAGGACCTGGATGCCCCCATGCTCGCCGCCACGGCCGAGGACCGCGAGCTGAAGGCGCGAGGAAAGCCCCAGCGCTTCGGCACCCAGCGCCACCAGGTGGAGGGGCAGTGGCGGCTCTACCCGGTGGACCCGAAGACGACGGACGCGGAGCGCGAGAAGTGGCGGCTCCCCTCGCTGGAGGAGCTGAAGCGGGAGGCGGAGGACCCGAGTCCCCCCGCCTCCAGCCCATGA
- a CDS encoding alpha/beta fold hydrolase — protein sequence MSTLQLDGVSLHYEEAGQGIPVLLLHGLGSSGGDWEWVIPRLANGYRLIVPDARGHGRSSKPPGAYGVPLFARDIAGLCDALGLTRVHVVGLSMGGMMGFQLALDRPDLVRSLVIVNSGPEVVARTLKRKFEFTVRRVLLRLLGPKGLAKMLAPRLFPKPEQAALRERVLTGISANDPDAYRRATLGLLGWSVMARLPDIRCPVLAVHSERDYTPLSAKQAYVDLLPHARLHVLTDSGHAAPLDQPGPLTDAVEDFLRTVDAGSAQDSALGA from the coding sequence ATGTCCACACTTCAGCTCGACGGGGTCTCCCTTCACTACGAAGAGGCGGGTCAGGGCATTCCGGTGTTGCTGCTTCACGGGCTTGGTTCCTCCGGGGGCGACTGGGAGTGGGTAATCCCGAGGCTGGCAAACGGTTACCGACTGATTGTTCCGGACGCGCGGGGACACGGCCGGAGCAGCAAGCCGCCAGGCGCTTACGGGGTTCCCCTCTTTGCCCGGGACATCGCGGGCCTGTGTGACGCCCTGGGGCTGACACGGGTGCACGTCGTCGGGCTGTCGATGGGTGGGATGATGGGGTTCCAGCTCGCCCTGGACCGGCCGGACCTGGTGCGCAGCCTGGTCATCGTCAACAGCGGCCCGGAAGTGGTCGCGAGGACGCTGAAGCGGAAGTTCGAGTTCACCGTTCGCCGGGTGCTGCTGCGCCTGCTGGGGCCGAAGGGGCTGGCGAAGATGCTGGCGCCCAGGCTGTTCCCCAAGCCGGAGCAGGCCGCGCTGCGCGAGCGGGTCCTCACGGGCATCTCCGCCAATGACCCGGATGCGTACCGGCGCGCGACGCTGGGGCTGCTGGGGTGGAGCGTCATGGCGCGGCTGCCCGACATCCGCTGCCCGGTGCTGGCGGTCCATTCCGAGCGCGACTACACGCCGCTCTCCGCGAAGCAGGCCTATGTCGACCTGCTCCCCCACGCGCGCCTCCATGTCCTGACGGACTCCGGCCATGCCGCGCCGCTGGACCAGCCAGGGCCGCTCACCGACGCCGTGGAGGACTTCCTCCGCACGGTCGACGCGGGGTCGGCCCAGGACAGCGCGCTGGGCGCCTGA
- a CDS encoding BTAD domain-containing putative transcriptional regulator translates to MAEALAEGSQVFHLELLGEARLRHDGVALPLERRTAAVLTWLALEGPHPKYRLAGLLWAESSEVTARNNMRQLLRRLRLATGAELVQGGDVLSLAEGVSIDAAELQAHVLAGRHARALELDGVLLAALEFDDCPEFQAWLENARERLDKLRRRAASAESESRERAGDLSGALVLAEKLLELDPYSEDAWRRLMRLHYVAGDRMAALNAFERCRRLLREELATQPLPQTVALAREIERGPPTPAVPRVPAAKLPLSVLRPPVLVGREREWAKMEEAWASGMTIFLSGEPGVGKTRLAHDFAASRGQYLILESRPGEAHVAYATHVRLLRQILARRPDPKVEPWVRKEMARLMPDMAGPEGLPPPMVDEHDRSRFLEAHCQLVYQLCSGLDAIVADDLQNMDAATAEFALLMLSRRHDAPMEGVFPRFIDTYRTGDLSAFAASCVQRLVDAGLAVVIEVEPLESTAVGSLLGSLELAGAEELTPHVVRYTGGNPLFIMEALRHLLENGGLERGWPEHVHPSGRGRDLIQQRLERLSPHALQVARLVALARTAFAQELAGEVLELSPMALATHMAELEAAHVLRGEHFTHELLFEVVRETIPPSLVPLLHRRLASALEQRKAAPVVVAQHWMEGKEPERAAPFFVAAANAEASAFRHMEAALLYFRAASALEEAGSFEEAARVRARARHIPSA, encoded by the coding sequence ATGGCAGAGGCGCTCGCGGAAGGGTCGCAAGTATTTCATCTCGAGCTGCTCGGCGAAGCACGCCTGCGGCATGACGGGGTGGCCCTGCCATTGGAACGTCGCACCGCGGCGGTGCTCACATGGCTGGCATTGGAAGGCCCCCATCCCAAGTACCGCCTGGCCGGCTTGTTATGGGCCGAGTCCAGCGAGGTCACCGCGCGCAACAACATGCGCCAGCTCTTGCGCCGGCTGCGCCTGGCCACGGGCGCGGAGCTGGTGCAGGGCGGAGATGTCCTCTCCCTGGCGGAAGGTGTCTCCATTGACGCCGCCGAGCTCCAGGCCCACGTCCTGGCGGGCCGGCACGCACGCGCCCTGGAGCTGGATGGCGTCTTGCTCGCCGCCTTGGAATTTGATGATTGCCCAGAGTTTCAAGCGTGGCTGGAAAACGCGAGGGAGCGACTGGACAAGCTGCGTCGCCGCGCCGCGTCCGCGGAGTCGGAGTCGAGGGAGCGTGCGGGAGACCTGTCGGGCGCGCTGGTGCTCGCCGAGAAGCTGCTGGAGCTGGACCCGTACTCAGAAGACGCGTGGCGTCGGCTGATGCGGTTGCACTACGTGGCGGGAGACCGCATGGCGGCGCTCAACGCCTTCGAGCGCTGTCGCCGCCTGCTGCGCGAGGAGCTGGCCACGCAGCCCCTGCCCCAGACGGTGGCGCTGGCGCGCGAAATCGAGCGCGGTCCGCCCACGCCCGCCGTCCCGCGCGTGCCCGCGGCGAAGCTGCCCTTGTCCGTGCTGCGGCCTCCGGTGCTGGTGGGCCGCGAGCGCGAGTGGGCGAAGATGGAGGAGGCGTGGGCCTCCGGGATGACCATCTTCCTCAGCGGGGAGCCCGGCGTGGGCAAGACGCGGCTGGCGCATGACTTCGCCGCGTCGCGAGGCCAGTACCTCATCCTGGAGTCACGGCCCGGCGAGGCCCACGTCGCCTACGCCACGCACGTGCGCCTGCTGCGGCAAATCCTGGCGCGGCGCCCGGACCCCAAGGTGGAGCCCTGGGTGCGCAAGGAGATGGCGCGGCTGATGCCGGACATGGCGGGCCCGGAGGGACTGCCTCCGCCCATGGTGGACGAGCATGACCGCAGCCGCTTCCTCGAGGCGCACTGCCAGCTCGTCTACCAGCTCTGCTCGGGCCTGGACGCCATCGTCGCGGACGACCTGCAGAACATGGACGCGGCCACCGCGGAGTTCGCCCTGCTGATGCTGTCGCGCCGGCACGACGCGCCGATGGAGGGCGTCTTCCCGCGCTTCATCGACACGTATCGCACCGGAGACCTGTCGGCCTTCGCCGCGTCGTGCGTGCAGCGGCTCGTGGACGCGGGGCTCGCCGTCGTCATCGAAGTCGAGCCGCTGGAGAGCACCGCGGTGGGCTCGCTGCTGGGGAGCCTGGAGCTCGCGGGCGCGGAGGAGCTGACGCCGCACGTGGTGCGCTACACCGGCGGCAATCCGCTGTTCATCATGGAGGCGCTGCGGCACCTGCTGGAGAACGGCGGACTGGAGCGAGGCTGGCCCGAGCACGTCCACCCCTCGGGCCGCGGACGCGACCTGATTCAGCAGCGGCTGGAGCGGCTGTCACCCCACGCGCTGCAGGTCGCCCGGCTGGTGGCGCTCGCGCGCACGGCCTTCGCGCAGGAGCTGGCCGGCGAGGTGCTGGAGCTGTCTCCCATGGCGCTCGCCACGCACATGGCGGAGCTGGAGGCCGCGCATGTGCTGCGCGGCGAGCACTTCACGCACGAGCTGCTCTTCGAGGTGGTGCGCGAGACGATTCCGCCCTCGCTCGTCCCGCTGCTGCACCGCCGGCTGGCCAGCGCGCTGGAGCAGCGCAAGGCCGCGCCCGTCGTCGTCGCGCAGCACTGGATGGAGGGCAAGGAGCCGGAGCGCGCCGCGCCCTTCTTCGTCGCCGCGGCCAACGCGGAGGCCTCCGCCTTCCGCCACATGGAGGCCGCCCTGCTCTACTTCCGCGCGGCCAGCGCCCTGGAGGAGGCGGGCTCCTTCGAGGAGGCCGCGCGCGTCAGGGCCCGCGCCCGACACATCCCCAGCGCGTGA
- a CDS encoding BlaI/MecI/CopY family transcriptional regulator, producing the protein MARQPELEAPRPLTPVELELMHIVWKQGEVSVADVLAALPPERELAYTSVSTVLRILEQKGVLVSRKQGRGHLYSATLPRETYEAQSLRHLMDTVFDGTPSALVARLVEAVPLAPDEVEQIRKLLKGKAGKP; encoded by the coding sequence ATGGCCAGACAACCCGAGCTCGAGGCTCCCCGGCCGCTCACGCCGGTGGAGCTCGAGTTGATGCACATCGTGTGGAAGCAAGGCGAAGTGAGCGTGGCGGATGTCCTGGCCGCGCTGCCGCCGGAGCGTGAGCTGGCCTACACGTCTGTCTCCACGGTGCTGCGCATCCTGGAGCAGAAGGGCGTGCTGGTGAGCCGCAAGCAGGGGCGCGGACACCTGTACTCGGCCACGCTGCCGCGCGAGACGTATGAGGCGCAGAGCCTGCGCCACTTGATGGACACCGTGTTCGACGGGACGCCCTCCGCGCTGGTGGCGCGGCTGGTGGAGGCGGTGCCGCTGGCTCCGGATGAGGTGGAGCAGATTCGCAAGCTGCTCAAGGGCAAGGCGGGCAAGCCATGA
- a CDS encoding bifunctional 3-(3-hydroxy-phenyl)propionate/3-hydroxycinnamic acid hydroxylase: MVCDKLQADMEVDVIISGCGPVGALTSNLLGGMGMRTLVLEQDMAPHGQPRAFSCDDEGLRIYQSTGLVEQIQKDMRQTHFAEYVGETGRRFAEVHTSATDFGFGYTPLWFFHQPLVEGVLRDGLNRFPHVKLQLGACVEGVMQDATGVMVRYRLKETGATVTVRGRYLLACDGARSSVRKVMGIKMSGRAYGEPWLAVSGIVEGGAPELCRFVCDPNRPAFVATGAAGQFRWEFMLMPGETREEMEQPETIKRLLAPYIDPERVNVQRAQVYTFHCLNAAKWRDGNVFLLGDAAHTMPPFMGQGLVSGMRDASNLAWKIQRVVKGLAHDSLLDTYEQERRPHVEAVQKLCVNFGHLFLARNRYVAMARDWMMRTVQKIPRVRRFIQGFEFKQPPAHASGYYLGGGPKDSKSAQGSYFIQPKVRLASGEEVLLDEAMGNEFAVLCRADAPAAQVAAAQGLAESLGGRLLAVRAAGEDAGQVPTVEDITGKLGAWLSRHDSDVVVLRPDRFVFGAVKAERLPELRDALGV; the protein is encoded by the coding sequence ATGGTTTGTGACAAGCTGCAGGCCGACATGGAGGTCGATGTCATCATCAGCGGCTGCGGTCCCGTGGGCGCTCTGACAAGCAATCTGTTGGGCGGCATGGGAATGCGGACGCTGGTGCTGGAGCAGGACATGGCGCCGCATGGCCAGCCGCGGGCCTTCTCGTGTGATGACGAGGGGCTGCGCATCTACCAGTCGACGGGGCTGGTGGAGCAGATTCAGAAGGACATGCGGCAGACGCACTTCGCCGAGTATGTGGGTGAGACGGGCCGCCGCTTCGCCGAGGTGCACACCAGCGCGACGGACTTCGGCTTCGGGTACACGCCCCTGTGGTTCTTCCACCAGCCGCTGGTGGAGGGGGTGCTGCGCGACGGCCTGAATCGCTTCCCGCACGTGAAGCTCCAGCTGGGAGCGTGCGTGGAGGGGGTGATGCAGGACGCCACCGGGGTGATGGTGCGCTACCGGCTGAAGGAGACGGGGGCCACCGTCACGGTGCGCGGCCGCTACCTGCTGGCGTGTGATGGCGCGCGCAGCTCGGTGCGCAAGGTGATGGGCATCAAGATGTCGGGCCGGGCCTACGGGGAGCCGTGGCTGGCGGTGTCGGGCATTGTGGAGGGAGGGGCGCCGGAGCTGTGCCGCTTCGTGTGCGACCCGAACCGCCCCGCCTTCGTGGCGACGGGCGCGGCGGGGCAGTTCCGCTGGGAGTTCATGCTGATGCCCGGCGAGACGCGCGAGGAGATGGAGCAGCCGGAGACCATCAAGCGGCTCCTGGCGCCCTACATCGACCCCGAGCGTGTGAATGTCCAGCGCGCGCAGGTCTACACGTTCCACTGCCTCAACGCGGCGAAGTGGCGGGACGGCAATGTCTTCCTCCTGGGGGACGCGGCACACACCATGCCTCCCTTCATGGGACAGGGGCTGGTGTCGGGCATGCGCGATGCCTCCAACCTGGCGTGGAAGATTCAGCGGGTGGTGAAGGGGCTGGCGCACGACTCGCTGCTGGACACCTACGAGCAGGAGCGGCGTCCCCACGTGGAGGCGGTGCAGAAGTTGTGCGTCAACTTCGGCCACCTCTTCCTCGCGCGCAACCGCTACGTGGCCATGGCGCGGGACTGGATGATGCGCACGGTGCAGAAGATTCCGCGGGTGCGCCGCTTCATCCAGGGCTTCGAGTTCAAGCAGCCCCCCGCGCACGCGAGCGGCTATTACCTGGGAGGTGGGCCCAAGGACTCCAAGTCGGCGCAGGGCTCCTACTTCATCCAGCCCAAGGTGCGGCTGGCGTCCGGGGAAGAGGTGCTGCTGGACGAGGCCATGGGCAACGAGTTCGCGGTGTTGTGCCGGGCGGATGCTCCGGCGGCGCAGGTGGCCGCGGCGCAGGGGCTGGCGGAGTCGCTGGGTGGCCGGCTGCTCGCGGTGCGCGCGGCGGGCGAGGATGCGGGCCAGGTCCCCACGGTGGAGGACATCACCGGGAAGCTGGGTGCGTGGTTGTCGCGGCATGACTCCGATGTGGTGGTGCTGCGGCCGGACCGCTTCGTGTTCGGCGCGGTGAAGGCGGAGCGGCTGCCGGAGCTGCGCGACGCGCTGGGGGTGTGA
- a CDS encoding alpha/beta hydrolase family esterase, translating to MSMKRRGVVLSRALCLLAGLLALSTGTPAYAGEWVHGNHVGAWGVRGFQVWVPTGYDSMTPRPLLVALHGCLQNPDQFAGLTRLNEKADAEGFLVLYPNQATFANATQCWNFMLGMNQERGTGEPSLIVGMVDLVKQRYAVDSRRVYVGGVSAGGVLTGTLMACYSDVFAAGMVGAGAMYKAATTVSGTAFSMLFGSIYSPDDRGKDAWVCSGRPRRTVPVLVMHGTEDSVVNPLNGEQAVKQFLQTSDYGDDGVANDSIPGTPTSTRSFTVPGGRSYTVKDYVRGGELVARKYEIHGMDHAWPGGDSRYPFADPSGPDATTLMWDFFKQHALDVP from the coding sequence ATGTCGATGAAGCGACGAGGTGTCGTGCTCTCGAGGGCGTTGTGTCTTCTGGCGGGGCTGCTGGCGCTCTCCACGGGGACTCCCGCCTATGCCGGCGAATGGGTCCATGGCAACCATGTGGGTGCATGGGGGGTGCGCGGGTTCCAGGTCTGGGTGCCCACGGGCTACGACTCCATGACACCGCGACCCCTGCTGGTGGCGCTTCACGGCTGCCTCCAGAACCCGGACCAGTTCGCGGGGCTGACTCGCCTCAACGAGAAGGCGGACGCGGAGGGCTTCCTGGTCCTCTATCCGAACCAGGCCACCTTCGCGAACGCGACGCAGTGCTGGAACTTCATGCTGGGCATGAACCAGGAGCGGGGCACGGGGGAGCCATCGCTCATCGTGGGCATGGTGGACCTGGTGAAGCAGCGCTACGCGGTGGACTCGCGGCGCGTGTACGTGGGGGGCGTGTCCGCGGGCGGGGTGCTCACCGGCACGCTGATGGCGTGCTACTCGGACGTGTTCGCCGCCGGCATGGTGGGCGCGGGGGCCATGTACAAGGCCGCGACCACGGTGTCCGGCACGGCGTTCTCCATGCTCTTCGGCAGCATCTACTCGCCCGATGACCGGGGCAAGGACGCGTGGGTGTGCTCGGGGCGTCCGCGCCGCACGGTGCCAGTGCTCGTCATGCACGGCACCGAGGACAGCGTGGTGAATCCGCTCAACGGGGAGCAGGCGGTGAAGCAGTTCCTCCAGACGAGCGACTACGGCGACGACGGGGTGGCCAACGACAGCATCCCCGGGACGCCCACGAGCACCCGCTCCTTCACGGTGCCGGGTGGACGCAGCTACACCGTGAAGGACTACGTCCGCGGGGGCGAGCTGGTGGCGCGCAAGTACGAGATTCACGGGATGGACCACGCGTGGCCCGGCGGTGACTCGCGCTATCCCTTCGCGGACCCCTCCGGCCCGGATGCCACCACGCTCATGTGGGACTTCTTCAAGCAGCACGCGCTGGACGTGCCGTAG